Proteins encoded together in one Telopea speciosissima isolate NSW1024214 ecotype Mountain lineage chromosome 6, Tspe_v1, whole genome shotgun sequence window:
- the LOC122664393 gene encoding protein decapping 5-like, protein MAAEASRSGGSADSYIGSLISLTSKCEIRYEGILYNINTEESSIGLRNVRSFGTEGRKKDGPQVPPNDKVYEYILFRGSDIKDLQVKSSPPVQSTPPIHNDPAIIQSHYPQSASVSTTLPSAGNGSVTDINSHTAQLGLPRSTFQGGLPLYQPGGSLGSWGSSPPPPSANGSGLAMPMYWQGYYGPSSGLPHVQQQSLLRPPPGLSMPPSVQQPMPLSMQQPMPPSMQQPMQYPGMNASLPTAASNLTEFPPNLIPPISSGSPNLISTIPPPSTLPSTMPPVQSSAVASETSSSLMPNKASTPALPTAALNTGLPLVSPLTTTTLDVNPIVPPIYNKPKTFPGSTLPYQTMSQSVPSVVGTSSSSHNEISTPSLVTPGQLLQPVPAPISSSHPSQPVHKDVEVVQTSSSEPPRPTPTESKAPILPLPSPSEQKLNGGPSHTRHNHRSRERGRGIGVSRPVTKFTEDFDFMAMNEKFKKDEVWGHLGKTNKTHSRDNEGNGKEADGDDSQDEDDAGSSNSETKPVYVKDDFFDSLSCNALDRGARNGRPRFSEQLKIDTETFGDFPRHRGGYRGGRFGGRGGYSRGSNYGRGYGYVGRGRGYNVPGRPN, encoded by the exons TAAGGTCATTTGGAacggaaggaaggaagaaagatggTCCACAAGTACCTCCAAATGACAAAGTTTATGAGTACATCTTGTTCCGTGGAAGTGACATCAAG GATTTACAGGTTAAATCTTCTCCACCTGTTCAGAGTACACCACCTATACACAATGATCCTGCTATTATACAG TCTCACTATCcccaatctgcatctgtatCTACAACCTTGCCTTCTGCCGGTAATGGCTCTGTAACAGACATTAATTCGCACACAGCACAATTGGGACTTCCCAGGTCAACATTCCAGGGTGGTCTGCCATTATACCAACCTGGTGGGAGTTTAGGATCATGGGGGTCTTCACCTCCTCCTCCAAGTGCAAATGGTAGTGGGCTAGCTATGCCAATGTATTGGCAAGGATACTATGGACCCTCGAGTGGGCTTCCTCATGTCCAGCAACAATCTTTGCTTCGTCCCCCACCTGGCTTGTCAATGCCTCCTTCTGTGCAGCAGCCAATGCCTCTTTCTATGCAGCAGCCAATGCCGCCTTCTATGCAGCAGCCAATGCAATATCCTGGCATGAATGCTTCTTTACCAACAGCAGCTTCTAATTTGACAGAATTTCCTCCTAATTTGATTCCACCTATTAGTAGTGGTTCCCCGAATTTAATCTCCACTATTCCGCCACCATCTACTTTACCATCAACAATGCCTCCTGTCCAGTCTTCTGCAGTAGCTTCTGAAACATCATCAAGTCTGATGCCAAATAAGGCCTCTACCCCTGCTCTGCCTACAGCAGCATTGAATACTGGCCTGCCGTTGGTGTCTCCATTGACTACTACAACTCTGGATGTAAATCCCATTGTACCACCAATCTATAATAAGCCTAAGACATTTCCTGGCTCAACCTTGCCTTATCAAACTATGTCTCAATCTGTGCCATCAGTTGTTGGGACATCCAGTTCAAGTCACAACGAAATATCGACACCTTCTCTGGTAACTCCAGGTCAACTGTTGCAGCCTGTGCCAGCACCAATATCTTCATCTCATCCTTCACAACCTGTTCATAAAGATGTAGAGGTGGTTCAAACATCATCATCAGAACCCCCGCGACCGACTCCAACAGAATCTAAGGCACCAATATTACCATTGCCTTCCCCATCTGAACAAAAG CTGAATGGAGGTCCTTCTCATACTCGTCACAATCATAGGAGCCgtgaaagaggaagaggaattGGG GTTTCACGCCCTGTAACCAAATTCACGGAGGACTTTGATTTTATGGCAATGAATGAGAAATTCAAGAAGGATGAAGTATGGGGTCACCTTGGCAAAACTAACAAGACACACTCGAGGGATAATGAAGGAAATGGGAAAGAGGCTGATGGAGACGATTCGCAAGATGAAGATGATGCTGGATCATCGAACTCTGAGACTAAG CCTGTTTATGTTAAGGACGATTTTTTTGATTCCCTTTCTTGCAATGCACTTGATCGTGGAGCACGAAATGGAAGACCCAGGTTTTCTGAACAGCTGAAAATAGATACCGAG ACTTTTGGAGATTTTCCAAGGCATCGCGGTGGCTACCGAGGTGGCCGTTTTGGTGGCCGTGGTGGATATTCCCGAGGTTCTAATTATGGGAGGGGGTATGGCTATGTTGGGAGGGGCCGTGGATACAATGTTCCGGGTCGTCCCAACTAG